A genomic region of Peromyscus eremicus chromosome 19, PerEre_H2_v1, whole genome shotgun sequence contains the following coding sequences:
- the LOC131895829 gene encoding polyadenylate-binding protein 1-like, whose product MGSGAQMNPSAPGCPMASLYVGDLHPDVTEAMLYEKFSAAGPILSIRVYRDVITRRSLGYASVNFEQPADAERALDTMNFDVIKGKPVRIMWSQRDPSLRRSGVGNVFIKNLNKTINNKALYDTFSAFGNILSCKVVCDENGSKGHGFVHFETEEAAERAIEKMNGMLLNDRKVFVGRFKSRKERETELGARTKAFTNVYIKNFGDHMDDETLNDLFGRFGQVLSVKVMTDEGGKSKGFGFVSFERHEDAQKAVDEMNGKELNGKHIYVGRAQKKVDRHTELKGKFEQMTQDRSIRYHGINLYVKNLDDGIDDERLQKEFSPFGTITSTKVMMEGGRSKGFGFVCFSSPEEATKAVSEMNGRIVARKPLYVALAQRKEERQAHLTNQYMQRMASVRAVPNPVMNPYQPTPSGYSVAAVRQTQNCAPCCPSQITQPRPSTRWTAPGARPHPFPNVSGAIHPAAPRSSFSTVRPGPSHAPQAVSAHRITNTSAQTTGQCPAAAASVATTPVRSVPQYKYTSGVQNPQQHLNAQLVQQPAVRVQDQEPWTASMLVTTPQEQKQMLRERLFPLIQAMHPTLAGKITGMLLEIDNSEPLHMLESPEFLRSKADEAVALLQAHQATEAVQKAVSSASGVPTI is encoded by the coding sequence ATGGGCAGCGGTGCCCAGATGAACCCCAGCGCCCCAGGCTGCCCCATGGCCTCGCTCTACGTGGGGGACCTGCATCCGGATGTGACTGAGGCGATGCTTTATGAGAAGTTCAGCGCGGCCGGGCCCATCCTTTCCATCCGGGTGTACAGGGACGTGATCACCCGCCGCTCCCTGGGCTACGCTTCCGTGAACTTCGAGCAGCCTGCTGACGCAGAGCGCGCCTTGGACACCATGAATTTTGATGTCATCAAGGGCAAGCCGGTCCGCATCATGTGGTCTCAGCGTGATCCATCACTACGCAGAAGTGGAGTAGGCAACGTGTTCATTAAAAACTTGAACAAAACCATTAATAATAAAGCGCTGTATGATACATTTTCTGCTTTCGGCAACATCCTTTCCTGCAAGGTAGTTTGCGACGAGAACGGGTCCAAGGGCCATGGGTTTGTACATTTCGAAACAGAGGAGGCCGCAGAAAGAGCCATTGAGAAAATGAACGGGATGCTTCTGAATGATCGCAAAGTTTTTGTTGGACGGTTTAAGTCTCGGAAAGAACGAGAAACAGAGCTTGGAGCGAGGACGAAGGCGTTCACCAACGTTTACATCAAGAACTTTGGGGACCACATGGATGATGAGACCCTGAATGACCTCTTCGGTAGGTTTGGACAGGTCTTAAGTGTGAAAGTCATGACCGATGAAGGTGGAAAATCCAAAGGATTCGGGTTTGTCAGCTTTGAGAGGCACGAAGATGCACAGAAAGCGGTGGATGAGATGAATGGAAAAGAGCTCAATGGAAAACACATTTATGTTGGTCGAGCTCAGAAAAAAGTGGACCGGCACACAGAACTTAAGGGCAAATTTGAACAGATGACACAAGACAGGAGCATCAGATACCACGGTATTAATCTTTATGTGAAAAATCTTGACGATGGTATCGATGATGAGCGTCTGCAGAAAGAATTTTCTCCGTTTGGAACGATCACCAGTACAAAGGTTATGATGGAGGGTGGTCGCAGTAAAGGGTTCGGTTTTGTGTGTTTCTCCTCCCCTGAAGAAGCCACCAAAGCAGTTTCTGAAATGAACGGTAGAATTGTGGCTAGGAAGCCACTGTATGTAGCTTTAGCCCAGCGCAAAGAAGAGCGCCAAGCTCACCTCACTAACCAGTATATGCAGAGAATGGCAAGTGTACGAGCTGTGCCCAACCCTGTGATGAACCCCTACCAACCCACACCTTCAGGTTACTCCGTGGCCGCTGTCCGGCAGACTCAGAACTGTGCGCCATGCTGCCCTAGCCAGATTACTCAACCAAGGCCAAGTACTCGCTGGACTGCTCCGGGTGCCAGGCCTCATCCATTTCCAAATGTGTCTGGTGCTATCCACCCAGCTGCTCCTAGATCATCATTTAGTACTGTAAGACCAGGTCCTTCACACGCTCCTCAAGCCGTGTCCGCACACCGCATTACTAACACATCAGCACAGACAACGGGTCAATGTCCTGCCGCCGCAGCTTCTGTAGCAACTACTCCTGTTCGCTCGGTTCCACAGTACAAATACACCTCGGGAGTTCAGAACCCCCAGCAACATCTTAATGCACAGCTAGTGCAGCAGCCTGCTGTTCGGGTGCAGGATCAGGAACCATGGACTGCTTCCATGCTGGTAACTACTCCCCAAGAGCAAAAGCAAATGCTGCGCGAAAGGCTGTTCCCTCTCATTCAAGCCATGCACCCGACTCTGGCTGGGAAGATCACCGGCATGTTGCTGGAGATTGATAACTCAGAACCACTTCACATGCTTGAGTCTCCGGAGTTTCTGCGCTCCAAGGCTGATGAAGCCGTGGCCTTACTCCAAGCCCACCAAGCTACAGAGGCTGTCCAGAAGGCTGTTAGCAGTGCGTCTGGTGTCCCGACTATTTAA